The following proteins are co-located in the Pedobacter sp. FW305-3-2-15-E-R2A2 genome:
- a CDS encoding DUF983 domain-containing protein — protein MQKTSKLYTLVHGKCPQCRRGDIFTGSLYGFNLQRTNTVCSHCAFRFEIEPGYFYAAMYVSYAMNCAEMISLGVAAYILSGGWLEFESFWLYITVIFSGCLILAPFNYRYSRVILLHWLTPKVKYNAYYDKP, from the coding sequence ATGCAAAAAACATCTAAGTTGTATACACTTGTGCATGGGAAATGCCCACAATGCCGCAGGGGCGATATCTTTACCGGAAGTCTCTATGGGTTTAACCTGCAGCGCACAAATACAGTTTGTAGTCATTGTGCATTTCGCTTTGAGATTGAACCGGGTTATTTTTATGCAGCAATGTATGTTAGCTATGCGATGAATTGTGCAGAGATGATCTCACTCGGTGTTGCCGCTTATATCTTATCAGGAGGTTGGCTGGAATTTGAATCTTTTTGGTTATACATCACCGTCATTTTTTCGGGATGTTTAATTTTGGCTCCATTTAACTATCGCTATTCCCGTGTGATTTTATTACATTGGCTAACACCAAAAGTTAAGTATAACGCCTATTACGATAAGCCATGA
- a CDS encoding DUF4302 domain-containing protein, whose amino-acid sequence MKNLLLYFLLLTTVFVSCRKDDTKPIMGNVDERLNETLTAYQTQLAGAAYGWKAVVFPSKGYGFGHFFKFDDKNRVTMYSDFNLEGQTKSLESSYRLKALQQPTLLFDTYSYLHILQDPTPSLSEGGELGQGWYADFEFKFVSATTDTIKLTGLYNQSPLVLVRASKEDYDSYNAKGLEVMDEATQEYVSQPTFKYLDLGDGKQIQCNIDPNTKSFVMIYKDNSNSIVAPITQFGYMNSSLFLKEYVSFNGVAFNELFWDNVKESFYVKVGGKRYDFQNSATAPFNLNSLLGVSFNTLDIDTSVPLEGASPDFMLKVDSFKALCEAAYGLTLTNMTFKFKPVNNTMILDCIVLQEGRAFIATFPFSYTKDANNVYKFQQIPAGNNGNAGLLVSFIKPIFDVLNADKFTLDYFNVRLGQFKSIERPGFYFSGNLIKN is encoded by the coding sequence ATGAAAAATCTTTTATTATATTTTCTTCTGCTGACTACAGTTTTTGTGTCCTGCAGGAAGGATGATACAAAGCCTATTATGGGCAATGTTGATGAACGTTTAAATGAAACACTTACGGCTTATCAGACTCAATTGGCCGGTGCTGCCTATGGTTGGAAAGCAGTAGTATTTCCAAGTAAAGGTTACGGTTTTGGTCATTTCTTTAAATTTGATGATAAAAACAGAGTAACGATGTACTCTGATTTTAACCTGGAAGGACAAACCAAAAGTCTGGAAAGCAGCTATCGTCTGAAGGCCCTGCAGCAACCTACTTTATTGTTTGATACCTATTCTTATTTGCATATCCTTCAAGACCCAACTCCTTCTTTAAGTGAAGGAGGGGAGCTGGGACAAGGTTGGTATGCCGATTTTGAATTTAAGTTCGTTTCAGCTACTACCGACACGATAAAACTTACAGGTCTATATAACCAAAGCCCATTGGTATTGGTTCGTGCAAGTAAAGAGGATTACGACTCTTATAATGCAAAAGGCCTGGAGGTAATGGATGAGGCTACTCAGGAATACGTCTCTCAACCCACTTTTAAATACCTTGATTTAGGTGATGGAAAACAGATTCAGTGCAATATAGATCCAAATACAAAAAGCTTTGTAATGATTTATAAAGACAACAGTAATTCGATTGTTGCTCCTATTACCCAATTCGGATATATGAACAGCAGTTTATTTCTAAAGGAATATGTTTCTTTTAATGGCGTGGCGTTTAATGAATTGTTCTGGGATAATGTTAAGGAATCTTTTTATGTTAAGGTCGGAGGAAAAAGATACGATTTCCAAAATTCCGCTACCGCTCCGTTTAACCTGAATTCTTTATTGGGTGTAAGTTTTAATACCCTTGATATTGATACTTCTGTACCATTGGAAGGTGCAAGTCCTGATTTTATGCTAAAGGTGGATTCCTTTAAAGCACTGTGTGAAGCTGCATATGGTTTAACATTAACCAATATGACTTTCAAATTCAAACCTGTAAATAACACGATGATCTTAGACTGTATTGTGTTGCAGGAAGGAAGGGCATTTATTGCTACTTTCCCGTTCAGCTATACAAAGGATGCCAACAATGTCTATAAATTTCAGCAGATCCCTGCAGGAAATAATGGAAATGCAGGTTTACTGGTTTCTTTTATAAAACCAATATTTGATGTTTTAAATGCAGATAAATTCACCTTAGATTATTTCAATGTAAGGCTGGGACAGTTTAAAAGCATTGAGAGACCAGGGTTTTATTTCTCAGGTAATTTAATAAAGAACTAA